A genomic region of Limnohabitans curvus contains the following coding sequences:
- the metH gene encoding methionine synthase has protein sequence MKLSGLEPVSIGEGSLFVNVGERTNVTGSKAFARMILNGEYEQALAVARQQVENGAQVIDVNMDEAMLDSQAAMVRFLNLMAGEPDIARVPVMVDSSKWSVIEAGLRCIQGKGIVNSISMKEGLDEFKRQATLVKRYGAAAVVMAFDEKGQADTYARKIEICERAYRVLVDEVGFPAEDIIFDPNIFAIATGIEEHDNYAVDFIEATRWIKQNLPGAKVSGGVSNVSFSFRGNDPVREAIHTVFLYHAIKAGMDMGIVNAGMVGVYDDLEPTLRERVEDVVLNRTPQYKEGEAHLTPGERLIEVAETAKGAAKDDSQKLAWRGTPDAPVTVAHRLSHALVHGITDFITDDTEEAYRDILAKGGRPLHVIEGPLMDGMNVVGDLFGQGKMFLPQVVKSARVMKQAVAHLVPYIEEEKRLQAEAGQDVKAKGKMVIATVKGDVHDIGKNIVTVVLQCNNYEVVNMGVMVPCHEILAKAKEEGADIIGLSGLITPSLEEMQYVASEMEKDPYFRDRQMPLLIGGATCSRVHTAVKIAPNYSGPVVYVPDASRSVSVAQGLLSDQAAKYIAELNADYAKVREQHANKKQTPLVTLAQARANATPVSFDNYKPAKPKFIGRRVFKNFDLAELEKYIDWAPFFQTWDLAGPFPAILEDAVVGVEAKKVYADGQAMLKKIIANRWLTANAVVGLYPAQRVGDDIVLYADETRQQQVMTWYGLRQQTEKPTRDDVRNPNRCLADYVADQTQAADYVGLFAVTAGLGAEKQEKRFIAAHDDYSAILFKALADRLAEAFAECMHHRVRTDLWGYAADEALTNEDLIKEKYQGIRPAPGYPACPDHSAKQDMFRVLQCDDIDMGLTSSLAMTPAASVSGFYLAHPDAKYFNVGRIGDDQVQDLAQRQGVAVKDLERLLAPNL, from the coding sequence ATGAAGCTGTCTGGCCTTGAGCCAGTCTCTATTGGCGAGGGCAGTTTGTTTGTCAACGTTGGCGAGCGCACCAACGTCACTGGCTCTAAGGCCTTTGCGCGCATGATTTTGAATGGCGAGTACGAGCAAGCCTTGGCCGTCGCACGCCAGCAAGTGGAAAACGGCGCACAAGTGATCGACGTCAACATGGACGAAGCCATGCTCGACAGCCAAGCCGCCATGGTGCGTTTCCTCAACCTGATGGCGGGCGAGCCCGACATTGCGCGTGTGCCGGTGATGGTGGACTCGTCCAAGTGGTCGGTCATCGAAGCGGGCCTGCGTTGCATCCAAGGCAAGGGCATCGTCAACTCCATCAGCATGAAAGAAGGCTTGGACGAGTTCAAGCGTCAAGCCACCTTGGTCAAGCGCTACGGCGCGGCTGCTGTGGTGATGGCGTTTGACGAAAAAGGTCAAGCTGACACCTACGCACGCAAGATTGAAATTTGTGAGCGCGCTTACCGCGTGTTGGTCGACGAGGTAGGTTTTCCTGCTGAAGACATCATCTTCGACCCCAACATCTTCGCCATTGCCACCGGCATTGAAGAGCACGACAACTACGCGGTTGACTTCATCGAAGCCACGCGCTGGATCAAGCAAAACCTGCCCGGCGCGAAAGTGAGCGGCGGCGTGTCTAACGTGTCGTTCAGTTTCCGCGGCAACGACCCTGTGCGTGAAGCCATTCACACCGTATTCCTGTATCACGCTATCAAGGCGGGCATGGACATGGGCATCGTCAACGCCGGCATGGTCGGCGTGTACGACGACCTCGAACCCACACTACGCGAGCGCGTGGAAGACGTGGTGCTGAATCGCACACCCCAGTACAAAGAAGGCGAAGCGCACCTCACGCCCGGCGAGCGCCTGATTGAAGTGGCCGAAACCGCCAAGGGCGCAGCGAAAGACGACAGCCAAAAGCTGGCTTGGCGTGGCACGCCCGATGCGCCCGTCACCGTGGCGCATCGCCTGAGCCACGCGTTGGTGCACGGCATCACAGACTTCATCACCGATGACACGGAAGAGGCCTACCGCGACATTTTGGCCAAGGGCGGCCGCCCGCTGCACGTCATCGAAGGCCCACTGATGGACGGCATGAACGTGGTGGGTGATTTGTTTGGCCAAGGCAAGATGTTCTTGCCCCAAGTGGTCAAGTCGGCCCGCGTGATGAAGCAAGCGGTGGCGCACTTGGTGCCCTACATCGAAGAAGAAAAACGCTTGCAAGCCGAAGCGGGCCAAGACGTGAAAGCCAAGGGCAAGATGGTCATCGCCACGGTCAAGGGCGACGTGCACGACATTGGCAAAAACATCGTCACCGTGGTCTTGCAGTGCAACAACTACGAGGTGGTGAACATGGGCGTGATGGTGCCTTGCCACGAAATTTTGGCCAAGGCCAAAGAAGAGGGCGCAGACATCATCGGCTTGTCGGGCCTCATCACACCGTCGCTGGAAGAAATGCAATACGTGGCCAGCGAGATGGAAAAAGACCCGTATTTCCGTGACCGCCAAATGCCTTTGTTGATTGGTGGCGCGACTTGCAGCCGCGTGCACACCGCCGTGAAGATTGCCCCCAACTACAGCGGCCCCGTGGTCTACGTGCCCGATGCCTCACGCAGCGTGAGCGTGGCGCAGGGTTTGTTGTCAGACCAAGCCGCCAAATACATTGCCGAGCTGAATGCCGACTACGCCAAGGTGCGCGAACAACACGCCAACAAAAAGCAAACACCGTTGGTCACCTTGGCCCAAGCGCGTGCCAATGCCACGCCTGTGAGCTTTGACAACTACAAACCTGCCAAGCCAAAGTTCATTGGTCGTCGCGTGTTCAAAAACTTTGACCTGGCTGAGCTTGAGAAATACATCGACTGGGCGCCGTTCTTCCAAACTTGGGATTTGGCGGGCCCATTTCCTGCCATCTTGGAAGACGCCGTCGTGGGGGTGGAAGCCAAGAAGGTCTACGCCGATGGCCAAGCGATGCTGAAAAAAATCATCGCCAACCGCTGGCTCACCGCCAACGCGGTGGTGGGCTTGTACCCCGCGCAGCGCGTGGGGGACGACATTGTTTTGTATGCGGACGAAACCCGCCAACAGCAAGTGATGACTTGGTACGGTTTGCGCCAACAAACCGAAAAGCCCACCCGCGATGATGTGCGCAACCCCAACCGTTGCCTGGCCGACTACGTGGCCGACCAAACCCAAGCCGCAGACTACGTTGGCCTTTTTGCCGTGACCGCAGGCCTCGGGGCGGAGAAACAAGAAAAGCGTTTCATAGCCGCGCACGACGACTATTCAGCCATTTTGTTCAAAGCCTTGGCCGACCGCTTGGCTGAAGCCTTTGCCGAGTGCATGCACCACCGCGTGCGCACCGACCTGTGGGGCTACGCGGCAGACGAGGCTTTGACTAACGAAGACCTGATCAAAGAAAAATACCAAGGCATTCGCCCTGCGCCCGGCTACCCTGCGTGCCCCGACCACAGCGCCAAACAAGACATGTTCCGCGTCTTGCAATGCGACGACATCGACATGGGCTTGACCAGCAGCTTGGCCATGACGCCCGCTGCCAGCGTGAGCGGTTTTTACTTGGCCCACCCCGATGCCAAATACTTCAATGTGGGCCGTATTGGTGACGACCAAGTACAAGACTTGGCCCAACGCCAAGGTGTGGCGGTGAAAGACTTAGAGCGTTTGCTGGCGCCTAATTTGTAA
- a CDS encoding MFS transporter, with translation MPRSHFSRHDARFVWALSALQLIAWGSVFYGFALFMVPLEQALGMSRAESSLGFSLMLLAEGVLAFPVGRWIDRGHERAVMTGGSLLVGLAFFLHSRIHTPTEFYAVWTLLGVGLAGTLYPPAFAVLTRRFPNHFRRAIITLTFLGGLASTVFMPLVAWLIDAFGWRDALCVLGAIHVLVCVPVHWVLLRNAPQRAVLASAHTDSDTLAGYLRQPTFWQLAVFVVLLMGVTSALPAHMVSLLREAGMDASWAIAVPASIGVLQVIGRLGLYLTEHRVNVHAANRWVTVLIPLGFLMLLISAGHGMWGVVFVVFYGLGNGMLTIVKGTVMAQYVSREHMGRLNGLLGLPMAVARAAAPWLMGLLWSAETGYTAGLWLMLAASVVGVAALWSAQKNHRL, from the coding sequence ATGCCTCGTTCCCATTTTTCTCGTCACGATGCCCGCTTTGTTTGGGCGCTGTCCGCGCTGCAACTCATCGCTTGGGGCAGTGTTTTTTACGGTTTCGCTTTGTTCATGGTGCCGTTGGAGCAAGCCTTGGGCATGAGCCGCGCCGAGTCGTCGCTGGGCTTTAGTTTGATGTTGTTGGCCGAGGGTGTGCTGGCGTTCCCCGTGGGTCGTTGGATTGACCGCGGTCACGAACGCGCGGTGATGACAGGCGGCTCGCTGCTGGTGGGGCTGGCTTTTTTCCTGCACAGCCGCATTCACACACCCACCGAGTTTTATGCGGTGTGGACGCTGCTGGGCGTGGGCTTGGCGGGCACCTTGTACCCACCAGCTTTTGCGGTGTTGACGCGGCGCTTTCCTAACCATTTCCGACGCGCCATCATCACGCTCACATTCTTGGGTGGTTTGGCCAGCACGGTGTTCATGCCGTTGGTGGCGTGGTTGATCGACGCCTTCGGCTGGCGCGATGCGCTGTGTGTGCTGGGCGCCATACACGTGCTGGTGTGTGTGCCCGTTCACTGGGTGCTGCTGCGCAATGCGCCGCAACGTGCCGTGCTTGCCAGTGCGCACACGGATAGCGACACACTCGCCGGCTACTTGCGCCAGCCCACGTTTTGGCAATTGGCGGTGTTTGTGGTGTTGCTCATGGGCGTGACGTCTGCGCTGCCCGCACACATGGTGAGCCTGTTGCGCGAAGCGGGCATGGACGCGTCGTGGGCCATTGCCGTACCCGCCAGCATTGGCGTGTTGCAGGTGATAGGCCGCTTGGGTTTGTACCTGACCGAGCACCGCGTGAATGTGCACGCCGCCAACCGCTGGGTGACGGTGCTGATCCCTCTCGGGTTTTTGATGCTGCTCATCAGCGCTGGCCACGGCATGTGGGGCGTGGTGTTTGTGGTGTTCTACGGTTTGGGCAACGGCATGCTCACCATCGTCAAAGGCACGGTGATGGCGCAATACGTGAGCCGCGAACACATGGGTCGCTTGAACGGTTTGCTGGGATTGCCCATGGCGGTGGCGCGCGCTGCAGCGCCGTGGTTGATGGGGCTGCTGTGGTCTGCCGAGACGGGCTACACGGCGGGGCTGTGGTTGATGTTGGCGGCCAGTGTGGTGGGCGTGGCGGCTTTGTGGTCCGCGCAAAAAAACCATCGCCTTTGA
- a CDS encoding YifB family Mg chelatase-like AAA ATPase: MTLALIHSRALLGLQAPAVTVEVHLANGLPSFTLVGLADTEVKEARERVRCAIQNTGLDFPTNKRITVNLAPADLPKDSGRFDLPIALGILAANGQLDEAALALHEFAGELSLSGELRPVRGALAMGLALRSAGVRTRLVLPPGSAEEAALVPTAEVYRAQHLSDVVAHFAKPEVKGLVAQREEATTRPVHTTEGWSRIATPTFSAPAAAYSPDLADVKGQAGPRRALEIAAAGGHSLLLVGPPGTGKSMLAQRFAALLPDMTLDEALESAAIASLAGRFELNQWMQRPTRSPHHTATSVALVGGGTPPRPGEISLAHNGVLFLDELAEVKRSALEALREPLENGHITISRAATQAKFPARFQLISAMNPCPCGYLGSPLKACRCTPDQVARYQGKLSGPLLDRIDLQVEVPTLATEVLMQSGTGESTAAVRARCLVAHAKALVRQGTPNQGLQGQALEAHMHLDAAAATFLQNAASKLGWSSRSTHRALRVARTIADLADSATVEVTHVAEALQYRRVLVNH, encoded by the coding sequence ATGACGCTTGCGTTAATTCACAGCCGCGCACTCTTGGGTTTGCAAGCACCGGCGGTGACCGTTGAGGTGCATTTGGCCAATGGCCTGCCCAGCTTCACTTTGGTAGGTTTGGCAGATACAGAGGTGAAAGAAGCCCGCGAACGCGTGCGCTGCGCCATTCAAAACACGGGGTTGGACTTTCCAACGAACAAACGCATCACGGTGAACCTCGCCCCAGCCGACTTGCCCAAAGACTCGGGCCGTTTTGACTTGCCGATTGCTTTGGGCATCTTGGCGGCGAATGGCCAGCTCGACGAGGCCGCATTGGCTTTGCATGAGTTTGCGGGCGAGTTGTCTTTGTCGGGCGAGCTGCGTCCCGTGCGCGGCGCACTCGCCATGGGGCTGGCCCTGCGCAGTGCGGGGGTGCGCACGCGGTTGGTGTTGCCACCCGGCAGCGCCGAAGAAGCCGCGCTGGTGCCCACCGCCGAGGTGTACCGCGCCCAACATTTGAGCGATGTGGTGGCGCACTTTGCCAAACCCGAGGTGAAAGGCTTGGTCGCGCAACGCGAAGAAGCCACAACGCGCCCGGTACACACGACTGAAGGATGGTCTCGTATTGCGACGCCCACCTTCAGCGCGCCCGCCGCAGCCTACAGCCCGGACTTGGCCGACGTGAAGGGCCAAGCAGGCCCGCGACGCGCCCTAGAGATTGCTGCTGCGGGCGGGCACTCTCTTCTATTAGTAGGACCACCCGGCACAGGCAAGTCGATGCTGGCGCAACGCTTCGCCGCTTTGCTGCCCGACATGACGCTGGACGAGGCGTTGGAAAGCGCTGCCATCGCCAGCTTGGCGGGTCGTTTTGAGTTGAACCAGTGGATGCAGCGCCCTACGCGCAGCCCGCACCACACAGCCACCTCGGTGGCCTTGGTGGGAGGCGGTACACCGCCTAGGCCGGGGGAAATTTCTTTGGCACACAACGGCGTGTTGTTTTTAGACGAGTTGGCCGAAGTCAAACGCAGCGCACTCGAAGCCTTGCGTGAACCTCTAGAGAACGGCCACATCACCATTTCACGTGCGGCCACGCAAGCCAAATTTCCGGCACGTTTTCAACTCATCTCGGCCATGAACCCCTGCCCTTGCGGCTACTTGGGCTCACCCCTCAAGGCTTGCCGTTGCACGCCCGACCAAGTGGCACGTTACCAAGGCAAGCTCAGCGGCCCATTGCTAGACCGCATCGACTTGCAGGTGGAAGTGCCCACACTGGCCACCGAGGTGTTGATGCAAAGCGGGACGGGTGAATCCACAGCCGCCGTTCGTGCGCGTTGTTTGGTCGCGCACGCCAAAGCACTGGTGCGACAAGGGACCCCCAACCAAGGTTTGCAAGGCCAAGCCTTGGAAGCGCACATGCACCTCGATGCAGCAGCGGCCACGTTTTTACAAAACGCTGCCAGCAAGCTTGGCTGGTCTAGCCGCAGCACACACCGTGCGCTGCGCGTGGCGCGCACGATTGCCGACTTGGCTGACAGCGCCACCGTTGAAGTCACGCATGTGGCCGAAGCCCTGCAATACAGGCGGGTGCTGGTCAACCACTGA
- a CDS encoding TorF family putative porin: MNLKSKIVLALLATSSAAFAQTAPVAPEVTYNVGVVSQYRYRGLAQTKGDPALQGGVDYANANGFYLGAWGSTIKWIKEAGAGASPAADTKGPVELDVYGGYKFEAAGVAYDVGYLRYQYVGNTYNNISGNVNANTDEVYGAATYGVFTAKYSYAFSDLFGTANSKGSAYIDLSANLDLGNGYSLVPHVGHQKVSNSPNASYTDFALTLNKDLGDGLSASVAAISTNAKNVDAFTVNGYNTAKNAMVVGVKYSF; this comes from the coding sequence ATGAACCTCAAGTCCAAAATCGTGTTGGCCCTCTTGGCTACCTCTTCTGCAGCATTCGCGCAAACTGCGCCTGTTGCACCCGAAGTCACTTACAACGTGGGCGTGGTGAGCCAATACCGTTACCGCGGTCTGGCACAAACCAAAGGTGATCCAGCTTTGCAAGGTGGCGTTGACTATGCCAACGCCAATGGTTTTTATTTGGGCGCTTGGGGTTCGACCATCAAGTGGATTAAAGAAGCAGGAGCTGGTGCATCACCTGCAGCAGATACCAAAGGTCCTGTGGAGTTGGATGTCTATGGTGGCTATAAATTTGAAGCTGCTGGTGTGGCATATGACGTCGGCTACCTGCGTTATCAGTACGTTGGCAACACTTACAACAACATCTCTGGCAACGTGAATGCCAATACAGACGAAGTCTATGGCGCAGCCACTTATGGTGTGTTCACAGCTAAGTACTCTTATGCATTCTCTGATTTGTTCGGTACGGCAAATTCGAAAGGCAGCGCCTATATTGATTTGAGCGCAAACCTTGATTTGGGCAATGGCTATAGCCTGGTCCCACATGTTGGTCACCAAAAGGTCAGCAACTCACCGAACGCCAGTTACACAGACTTTGCTTTGACCCTCAACAAAGATTTGGGTGATGGTTTGTCTGCCAGCGTTGCTGCCATTTCTACGAACGCTAAGAACGTTGATGCATTCACCGTCAACGGTTACAACACAGCCAAAAACGCGATGGTCGTCGGCGTCAAGTACAGCTTCTAA
- a CDS encoding P-II family nitrogen regulator, with amino-acid sequence MKLITAIIKPFKLDEVREALSQIGVQGITVTEVKGFGRQKGHTELYRGAEYVVDFLPKVKIEAAVDAEHVDRAIEAIEGSARTGKIGDGKIFVYDLEQVVRIRTGETGVEAL; translated from the coding sequence ATGAAACTCATCACCGCCATCATCAAGCCATTCAAGTTGGATGAGGTCCGCGAGGCCCTCTCTCAAATTGGTGTGCAAGGCATCACTGTTACTGAAGTCAAAGGCTTCGGCCGTCAGAAAGGCCATACCGAGTTGTATCGCGGTGCTGAGTACGTGGTTGACTTCTTGCCAAAGGTCAAGATTGAAGCCGCCGTTGACGCTGAACACGTTGACCGCGCCATCGAAGCCATCGAAGGTTCTGCCCGTACCGGAAAAATCGGCGACGGCAAGATTTTTGTTTACGACCTCGAACAAGTTGTCCGCATCCGTACCGGCGAAACCGGCGTGGAAGCGCTTTAA
- a CDS encoding ammonium transporter has product MKKFLASLALGFGLLLGGTAAMAQTAPAADVKVTAPAAAPAAAATAATAAPAPVPNKGDTAWMTVSTLLVILMTIPGLALFYGGLVRSKNMLSVLMQVFVVSSLIYVLWVVYGYTLAFSGGSPFFGGFDKLFLATITPDSVAATFSKGVVIPELSFVAFQATFAAITCALIVGAFAERVRFSAVLLFCTIWFTFSYLPVAHMVWYWDGPDAITDAATLETVTAAAGWLWAKGALDFAGGTVVHINAAVAGLVGAYVIGKRTGYGKESMAPHSLTLTMVGASLLWVGWFGFNAGSNLEANGVAALAFVNTLVATAAATLAWIAGEALSKGKASMLGAASGAVAGLVAITPACGFVGPMGAIVIGAAGGFLCLWGVNGLKRLLGADDSLDVFGVHGVGGIVGALLTGVFAAPSLGGTGIFDYVANAVSPEYSIGGQVLIQLEAVVTTIVWSGVVSYIAYKIVDMVLGLRVSEEEEREGLDISSHGETAYHR; this is encoded by the coding sequence ATGAAAAAATTTCTAGCCTCTCTGGCCCTCGGGTTTGGTTTGCTGCTTGGCGGCACCGCCGCGATGGCACAAACTGCCCCTGCTGCTGACGTCAAAGTCACAGCCCCTGCCGCAGCGCCCGCTGCTGCCGCAACGGCTGCCACTGCAGCCCCCGCACCTGTGCCTAACAAAGGCGACACCGCTTGGATGACTGTGTCCACCCTGTTGGTGATCTTGATGACCATCCCAGGTTTGGCCCTGTTCTACGGCGGTTTGGTCCGCAGCAAGAACATGCTGTCAGTGCTGATGCAAGTGTTTGTCGTGAGCTCACTCATTTATGTGTTGTGGGTTGTCTACGGCTACACCTTGGCGTTCTCTGGCGGTTCACCGTTCTTCGGCGGCTTTGACAAGTTGTTCTTGGCCACCATCACGCCTGACTCCGTTGCTGCCACGTTCAGCAAAGGTGTTGTGATTCCTGAACTGTCATTCGTGGCGTTCCAAGCCACATTCGCAGCCATCACCTGTGCCTTGATCGTGGGTGCATTTGCTGAGCGTGTGCGCTTCTCGGCTGTGTTGTTGTTCTGCACCATCTGGTTCACGTTCAGCTACTTGCCCGTGGCCCACATGGTTTGGTATTGGGACGGCCCAGACGCCATCACGGACGCTGCGACCTTGGAAACTGTGACGGCCGCTGCTGGCTGGTTGTGGGCCAAGGGTGCTTTGGACTTCGCTGGCGGTACTGTGGTGCACATCAACGCTGCGGTGGCTGGTTTGGTCGGCGCATACGTGATCGGCAAACGCACAGGCTACGGCAAAGAATCCATGGCGCCTCACAGCTTGACGTTGACCATGGTTGGCGCATCTCTCTTGTGGGTGGGTTGGTTCGGTTTCAACGCCGGCTCTAACCTGGAAGCCAACGGTGTTGCTGCCCTCGCTTTCGTGAACACCTTGGTGGCGACGGCTGCTGCGACCCTGGCTTGGATTGCAGGTGAAGCATTGTCTAAAGGCAAGGCCTCTATGTTGGGCGCGGCTTCTGGTGCTGTGGCTGGCTTGGTGGCAATCACCCCAGCTTGCGGTTTCGTGGGCCCCATGGGTGCCATCGTGATCGGTGCTGCGGGTGGCTTCTTGTGTCTGTGGGGTGTGAACGGTCTGAAACGCCTCTTGGGCGCTGACGATTCACTCGACGTGTTCGGCGTCCACGGCGTGGGCGGCATTGTGGGTGCGTTGTTGACCGGCGTGTTTGCTGCGCCATCCCTCGGCGGCACGGGCATTTTTGACTACGTTGCCAACGCCGTGAGCCCAGAGTATTCCATCGGCGGCCAAGTGCTGATCCAGTTGGAAGCTGTGGTGACCACCATTGTTTGGTCGGGTGTGGTGTCTTACATCGCCTACAAAATTGTGGACATGGTTTTGGGTCTGCGTGTCAGCGAAGAAGAAGAGCGCGAAGGCCTCGACATCAGCTCACACGGCGAAACTGCCTACCACCGTTAA
- the glcE gene encoding glycolate oxidase subunit GlcE encodes MTAMQDTLQHTLQHFTDRILQASQTGKALRLRGGGTKDFLGQSLQGEVLDTRAYSGILSYEPSELVITVRCGTPLAEVEAALAEKGQSFAFEPPHFGEGATIGGMVAAGLSGPARASVGTVRDFVLGARVINGKGEHLTFGGQVMKNVAGYDVSRLLAGSWGQLGLITEVSLKVLPVAPGEATLVCAGVSQAQALKLINQWGGQPLPLNASAWVHDTTASPAQDFFFVRLRGALAAVDAAVIKMSADVQALGAQVTRMDHADVAADWTASGEQTLDFFKAPSEHDCLWRLSVPQTAPVLDVRVSGIACAQYIEWHGAQRWLWAPASAATQVRDAAVKAGGHATLFRTSTASRQTLGDVDKQVGVYTPLNAVQQRIQNELKKQFDPAGIFNPGRT; translated from the coding sequence ATGACCGCCATGCAAGACACACTGCAACACACCCTTCAACATTTCACCGACCGCATTCTGCAAGCCTCCCAAACGGGCAAGGCTTTGCGCTTGCGCGGCGGCGGCACCAAAGACTTTTTAGGCCAGTCCCTGCAAGGCGAGGTGCTCGACACCCGTGCCTACAGCGGCATCTTGAGCTACGAGCCGAGCGAGCTGGTCATCACCGTGCGCTGCGGCACGCCGCTGGCCGAGGTGGAAGCTGCGTTGGCTGAAAAAGGCCAAAGCTTTGCGTTCGAGCCGCCGCACTTTGGCGAAGGCGCCACGATTGGCGGCATGGTCGCCGCAGGCCTGAGTGGCCCGGCCCGCGCCAGTGTGGGCACGGTGCGTGACTTTGTGTTGGGCGCCCGCGTGATCAACGGCAAAGGCGAACACCTCACCTTCGGCGGCCAAGTGATGAAGAACGTGGCGGGCTACGACGTGTCGCGTTTGCTGGCCGGCAGCTGGGGCCAGTTGGGCTTGATTACTGAAGTGTCTTTGAAAGTGCTGCCCGTGGCCCCCGGCGAAGCCACCTTGGTGTGCGCGGGTGTGAGCCAAGCGCAAGCTTTGAAACTCATCAACCAATGGGGCGGTCAGCCGCTGCCACTCAATGCCAGCGCGTGGGTGCACGACACCACTGCATCACCCGCGCAAGACTTTTTCTTTGTGCGCCTGCGCGGTGCCTTGGCTGCCGTAGACGCTGCTGTGATCAAGATGAGTGCCGACGTGCAAGCCTTGGGCGCGCAAGTCACGCGCATGGACCACGCAGATGTGGCCGCCGATTGGACAGCCAGTGGCGAGCAAACGTTGGATTTCTTCAAAGCACCTAGCGAACACGACTGCTTGTGGCGCTTGAGCGTGCCGCAAACGGCCCCTGTGCTCGACGTGCGTGTGAGCGGCATCGCGTGTGCGCAATACATCGAATGGCACGGCGCACAGCGTTGGTTGTGGGCACCTGCCTCGGCAGCCACCCAAGTGCGCGACGCGGCGGTGAAAGCAGGCGGTCACGCCACCTTGTTTCGCACCAGCACGGCGAGCCGCCAAACCTTGGGCGATGTCGACAAGCAAGTGGGCGTGTACACCCCACTCAATGCCGTGCAACAACGCATTCAAAACGAACTCAAAAAACAGTTTGACCCAGCGGGCATCTTCAACCCCGGTCGCACTTAA
- the glcF gene encoding glycolate oxidase subunit GlcF, translating into MQTNLAPQYVGTPEGEAAEAILRKCVHCGFCTATCPTYQLLGDELDGPRGRIYLMKQVFEGATPTRATQQHLDRCLTCRNCESTCPSGVQYGHLVDVGRKVVDAQVQRPMGERLLRWALKEGLPSPLFAPAMKLGQAVRGVLPAKLKAKVPAPQTAERNGVVWPTQTHARKVLMLAGCVQPAMLPNINTATARVLNAAGIQTIVAPEAGCCGAVKFHLNDQDGGMVHMRNNIDAWWPFVEQGVEAIVMNASGCGVMVKDYGHVLKDDALYAAKAKRISELTQDLSELLPELVPVLKPKLKAHVLANAGMQAFHPPCTLQHGQKLKGGVETHLAELGFAIQVANTESHLCCGSAGTYSVLNPEISTTLRDRKLGHLDALKPKAILSANVGCITHLQSGTDVPVKHWVEVLDEALN; encoded by the coding sequence ATGCAAACCAACCTGGCCCCCCAATACGTCGGCACGCCCGAAGGCGAAGCAGCCGAAGCCATCTTGCGCAAGTGCGTGCACTGCGGTTTTTGCACGGCGACGTGCCCCACGTATCAACTGTTGGGTGATGAGCTAGACGGCCCGCGTGGGCGCATCTATTTGATGAAACAAGTGTTTGAAGGTGCCACGCCCACGCGCGCTACGCAACAGCACTTGGACCGTTGCCTGACCTGTCGCAACTGCGAAAGCACCTGCCCCAGCGGTGTGCAATACGGCCACTTGGTGGACGTGGGCCGCAAAGTGGTGGACGCCCAAGTGCAGCGCCCTATGGGCGAGCGCCTGTTGCGCTGGGCCTTGAAAGAAGGCTTACCTTCGCCGTTGTTTGCACCTGCCATGAAGCTGGGCCAAGCCGTGCGCGGTGTGTTGCCTGCCAAGCTCAAAGCCAAAGTGCCAGCGCCCCAAACGGCAGAACGCAATGGCGTGGTGTGGCCCACCCAAACCCACGCTCGCAAAGTGCTGATGCTCGCAGGCTGCGTACAACCCGCCATGCTGCCCAACATCAACACCGCCACGGCGCGTGTGTTGAATGCGGCGGGCATTCAAACCATCGTGGCGCCCGAAGCCGGTTGCTGTGGTGCGGTGAAATTCCACTTGAACGACCAAGACGGCGGCATGGTTCACATGCGCAACAACATCGACGCTTGGTGGCCCTTTGTTGAACAAGGCGTGGAGGCCATCGTGATGAACGCCTCTGGCTGCGGCGTGATGGTGAAAGACTACGGCCACGTGCTCAAAGACGATGCCCTTTATGCAGCCAAAGCCAAGCGCATCAGCGAACTCACCCAAGATTTGAGCGAGTTGTTGCCCGAGTTGGTGCCGGTGCTCAAGCCCAAGTTGAAAGCCCACGTGTTGGCCAACGCCGGCATGCAAGCCTTCCACCCCCCTTGCACTTTGCAGCACGGCCAAAAGCTCAAGGGCGGTGTGGAGACACATTTGGCCGAGTTGGGCTTTGCCATTCAAGTGGCCAACACCGAATCGCATTTGTGCTGCGGCTCAGCAGGCACTTACAGCGTGCTCAATCCTGAGATCAGCACCACCTTGCGTGACCGCAAGCTGGGCCACCTCGATGCGCTCAAGCCCAAAGCCATTTTGAGTGCCAACGTGGGCTGCATCACCCATCTGCAAAGCGGCACCGATGTGCCGGTGAAGCATTGGGTGGAAGTGCTGGATGAGGCGTTGAACTAA